A single region of the Fimbriimonadaceae bacterium genome encodes:
- a CDS encoding PIG-L family deacetylase → MIAVWVIAGLLLLFYLWQPNRIDLVQKRPKAPLPRMPIADTGLLSKTSRVLVITGHPDDEAYYVGGTLFALKDAKASVKLIALTNGDKGYYFFSDSKALTKVRQAELRESCEKVGAEVDFYNEPDGRLPVSDEIIDRVAVAIQAYRPTHILCFDPDYPPRISHGDHRAAAEIARDAAKKAEYNGWMMHFSTMGSNTAVDVSVFWSQAEELLAIHKSQFFGEKLERIRNTVSNNALNAGEQWGVAYAEPFRAVKLDIGK, encoded by the coding sequence ATGATCGCTGTCTGGGTGATTGCTGGACTGCTTCTGCTCTTTTACCTGTGGCAACCCAACAGGATCGACCTCGTTCAAAAGCGCCCCAAAGCGCCACTGCCAAGAATGCCAATCGCGGACACTGGCTTGCTCAGCAAGACCTCAAGAGTGCTAGTGATCACCGGTCACCCCGACGATGAGGCGTACTATGTCGGAGGCACTTTGTTTGCCCTGAAAGATGCGAAGGCAAGCGTCAAGCTGATCGCTCTGACCAACGGCGACAAGGGCTACTACTTCTTTAGCGACTCGAAAGCGCTGACGAAGGTGCGCCAAGCCGAACTTCGCGAATCCTGCGAGAAAGTGGGCGCGGAAGTGGACTTTTACAATGAACCGGATGGACGCCTACCCGTCAGCGACGAGATCATCGACAGAGTCGCTGTCGCTATCCAGGCCTATCGCCCAACCCATATCCTCTGCTTCGATCCTGACTACCCTCCTCGCATTAGCCACGGTGACCACCGCGCTGCCGCGGAGATCGCGCGCGATGCAGCAAAGAAGGCGGAGTACAACGGTTGGATGATGCATTTCAGCACGATGGGATCGAACACGGCGGTTGACGTGTCGGTTTTCTGGTCGCAAGCCGAGGAGTTGCTTGCCATCCACAAGAGCCAGTTCTTCGGTGAGAAACTGGAGCGCATTCGCAATACCGTCAGCAATAACGCCCTCAATGCGGGTGAGCAGTGGGGAGTGGCCTATGCAGAGCCGTTCCGAGCGGTGAAGTTGGACATTGGCAAGTAG
- a CDS encoding sugar ABC transporter permease, with protein MNGRKRNNLSGWLFVSPWVIGFLAFTLWPFLQSVYLSFTRYNILSSPKWVGGANYNQLFTQDDLFWRSLWVTVKYALVAVPLGIVAGVALALLLNINVRGMTVFRAIFFLPSIVPTVAVSVVFMWLLNPTIGLVNTVLRAIGIEGPSWLSQTPWAFNSLILLGLWGVGGSMVIYLAGLKDVPTHLYEAAVIDGANAWQRTRKITLPMLTPVIFFNLVMGIIGSFQYFTQAFVMTRGGPEDSTMFYAMYLFNRAWKYQDMGYASAMAWVLFVVVVALTAIVFKSQKRWVHYGG; from the coding sequence ATGAACGGAAGGAAGCGAAATAATCTCTCGGGGTGGCTCTTTGTGAGCCCCTGGGTCATCGGTTTTCTTGCGTTCACGCTGTGGCCTTTCTTGCAGAGCGTTTATCTCTCGTTCACCCGCTACAACATCCTCTCTTCTCCGAAGTGGGTTGGCGGTGCCAACTACAATCAGCTCTTCACTCAAGACGATCTCTTTTGGCGGTCGTTGTGGGTCACGGTGAAGTACGCGCTAGTTGCTGTGCCTCTCGGGATTGTCGCTGGCGTCGCGCTGGCTCTGCTGCTGAACATCAACGTCCGTGGGATGACCGTCTTTCGAGCGATTTTCTTTCTGCCGTCTATCGTTCCAACCGTAGCGGTCAGTGTTGTGTTCATGTGGCTGCTCAACCCCACGATTGGCTTGGTCAACACCGTCCTGCGCGCAATAGGGATCGAAGGCCCCTCGTGGCTTAGCCAAACACCGTGGGCTTTCAACAGCCTCATTCTGCTGGGGCTCTGGGGAGTGGGCGGCAGCATGGTCATCTATCTTGCCGGACTGAAAGATGTCCCGACGCATCTTTATGAAGCAGCGGTCATCGACGGCGCAAATGCGTGGCAGCGCACGAGGAAGATCACACTCCCCATGCTGACGCCGGTTATCTTCTTCAACTTGGTGATGGGGATCATTGGGTCGTTCCAGTACTTCACTCAGGCCTTCGTCATGACGCGTGGCGGACCTGAAGACAGCACGATGTTTTATGCGATGTACCTCTTCAATCGTGCCTGGAAGTATCAGGATATGGGCTACGCCAGCGCGATGGCCTGGGTTCTCTTTGTCGTCGTCGTGGCCTTAACTGCCATTGTATTCAAGTCTCAAAAGAGGTGGGTTCACTATGGCGGCTAA
- a CDS encoding ABC transporter substrate-binding protein: MAANALVRRWVRWFGVALALVFIVYVFSAPNPEKQQFPERTVVRFWHRWGGEWARIVQTICDDFNKSQEEYEVIPLSVPSYGADFKFVLAVTGGDPPDVMSFWNGALPSLAQQNLLTPLSEMMSPEEYQRYLDESYPVIRDSGMVDGKLYGITIGADMYALYVRTDFLEEAGLDPDNFPTTLEGLEGWGRKLTKRDKGGNITRLGLSLDYYQFTAYCFGGGFYDFKTRELLINTPENLAAMQWYANYFREYGFDAMQKFSSGLNTGSDTGGWPFLSGAYAVTLDGQWRVEEIRKYAQDIPYRIIPVPPPKNGKELAGVVSGNFMVIPTSAKQKKGAWEFIKFWTGIENREIGASCYNRGGWLPYSPKITETKTFQAWLQKNPQFQAFIDIIDSPNCKTMPEVPYLQFLNDQTGRASDFVKRGNMTPKAAIEMLETNMREELKRRKELGYDE, from the coding sequence ATGGCGGCTAACGCGCTGGTGCGGCGTTGGGTGCGGTGGTTTGGCGTGGCGCTTGCGCTCGTCTTTATCGTCTACGTCTTTTCTGCGCCGAACCCCGAGAAGCAGCAATTCCCCGAGCGGACAGTCGTGCGGTTTTGGCATCGGTGGGGTGGTGAGTGGGCAAGGATCGTGCAGACCATCTGCGACGACTTCAACAAGAGCCAGGAGGAGTATGAGGTCATCCCACTCTCCGTTCCTTCGTATGGGGCGGACTTCAAGTTTGTCCTCGCTGTCACCGGCGGCGATCCACCTGATGTGATGTCGTTTTGGAACGGCGCGCTGCCGTCGCTCGCCCAGCAGAACCTGCTGACGCCTCTATCTGAAATGATGTCGCCGGAAGAATATCAGCGATATCTTGATGAGAGCTACCCCGTGATACGTGACAGCGGCATGGTGGATGGCAAGCTGTATGGGATCACCATCGGGGCGGATATGTACGCGCTGTATGTGCGCACGGATTTCTTGGAAGAGGCGGGGCTCGACCCGGATAACTTTCCGACGACTCTTGAAGGCTTGGAGGGGTGGGGACGCAAGCTCACCAAGCGAGACAAGGGCGGCAATATCACCCGCCTCGGGTTGAGCCTCGATTACTACCAGTTCACGGCCTACTGTTTTGGCGGTGGGTTCTACGACTTCAAGACACGAGAACTCCTCATCAACACTCCTGAGAACCTGGCTGCGATGCAATGGTATGCCAACTATTTCCGCGAGTACGGCTTTGACGCGATGCAGAAGTTCTCGTCGGGATTAAACACAGGGTCCGATACTGGCGGGTGGCCCTTCTTGTCGGGAGCGTATGCCGTGACTCTGGATGGGCAATGGCGTGTTGAGGAGATACGCAAGTATGCGCAGGACATCCCCTACCGGATCATTCCTGTGCCTCCACCCAAAAACGGCAAGGAGCTTGCCGGAGTTGTGAGCGGGAATTTTATGGTCATTCCCACGTCGGCTAAGCAGAAAAAGGGAGCGTGGGAGTTCATCAAGTTCTGGACCGGGATTGAGAATCGTGAGATTGGAGCCAGTTGCTACAACCGGGGAGGCTGGCTTCCCTATTCGCCAAAAATCACCGAAACAAAGACCTTTCAAGCGTGGCTTCAGAAGAACCCACAGTTCCAAGCCTTCATCGACATTATCGACAGTCCGAACTGCAAGACGATGCCCGAAGTGCCCTACTTGCAGTTTTTGAACGATCAAACAGGCCGTGCATCCGACTTCGTCAAGCGCGGCAACATGACGCCCAAAGCTGCGATAGAGATGCTTGAGACGAATATGCGAGAGGAGCTAAAGCGCCGCAAGGAGTTGGGCTACGATGAGTGA
- a CDS encoding carbohydrate ABC transporter permease, which yields MSEARPKLPISQKALVYFALVMLAIPALMPLIWMVSTSLKGEDQLFMRDQAGTAFTIGSLLPRPVAWNNYPEALSTVPLLSYLKNTLILCFFTVIGAVISSATVAYGFAKIHFWGRNALFMIMIATMALPGQVTMIPVFALFRSLGWYGTYLPLIVPSFCGSAFYIFLLTQFFKTIPSEMSEAAKVDGASDWTIFTRLILPLSKPALATCALFQFIGTWNDFLGPLLYISDVSKYTLAYGLQQFLSLHGGMWALLMAASTLFTIPIIVLFFFAQKTFIQGIATTGGKG from the coding sequence ATGAGTGAAGCCCGTCCCAAGCTCCCAATTAGTCAAAAGGCGTTGGTCTACTTCGCTCTTGTCATGCTCGCGATACCGGCGCTCATGCCGCTGATCTGGATGGTTTCGACTTCGCTCAAAGGTGAGGACCAGCTTTTTATGAGGGACCAAGCAGGAACGGCCTTCACGATTGGCTCGCTGCTGCCCCGTCCGGTGGCTTGGAACAATTACCCCGAGGCGCTGAGTACGGTGCCCCTACTGAGTTATCTCAAGAACACCCTCATTCTTTGCTTCTTTACGGTGATTGGCGCAGTCATCTCAAGCGCAACGGTGGCGTACGGCTTTGCAAAGATTCATTTCTGGGGCCGCAACGCGCTGTTTATGATCATGATTGCGACGATGGCGTTGCCCGGACAGGTGACCATGATCCCGGTGTTTGCGCTCTTTCGATCGCTGGGATGGTACGGCACCTATCTTCCGCTCATCGTGCCGTCATTTTGCGGCTCGGCTTTCTATATTTTCTTGCTGACGCAGTTTTTTAAGACCATCCCGAGCGAGATGTCGGAGGCTGCCAAAGTGGACGGCGCGAGTGATTGGACGATCTTTACCCGCCTCATTTTGCCGCTGTCCAAGCCGGCGTTGGCGACCTGCGCGCTGTTCCAGTTCATCGGCACTTGGAACGACTTTCTGGGACCGCTTCTCTACATCAGCGATGTCTCGAAGTACACGCTCGCCTACGGCCTGCAACAGTTCTTGAGCTTGCACGGTGGCATGTGGGCGTTGTTGATGGCAGCCTCGACTCTCTTCACGATCCCGATCATCGTGCTCTTTTTCTTTGCCCAAAAGACGTTTATCCAGGGCATCGCCACGACGGGCGGAAAGGGATAA
- a CDS encoding alpha/beta fold hydrolase, which yields MRKDNGLTMVWILGILGFYLLVLLAISWISVHPFRTPVYFGPGSLGVPQEDVFFTTSDGITLKGWWSEPDNPVAIVILSHGYIMNRSELSPLAIQLFNQGCACLTYDFRGHGRSGKGLCGCGVYEVEDVRSAVEFAKSKHPDLPVVLIGSSMGAVASALAVAKYPHLSSIVVLDSAYSRLPSAILGWWRFVGGRFLQTLLAPTVFLPSLFIRVNPFKVDVAQAIKDASHAEFLLLHGDRDTLALPGEAVRNKEAAPDRCRLVWLPGCGHSEGRWEHPTLYESSLSCFLLDNDVQIRHNHRVGVE from the coding sequence ATGCGTAAGGATAACGGATTAACGATGGTTTGGATTCTTGGCATCCTCGGCTTCTACTTGCTCGTGCTTCTCGCAATCAGTTGGATCAGCGTGCACCCCTTTCGCACGCCTGTCTATTTTGGGCCGGGATCGCTCGGCGTTCCGCAAGAGGATGTTTTCTTTACGACTTCGGACGGCATCACGCTCAAAGGGTGGTGGAGCGAGCCCGACAATCCGGTAGCGATTGTCATCCTCTCGCACGGTTACATCATGAACCGTTCCGAGCTGTCGCCATTGGCCATCCAACTCTTCAATCAGGGCTGTGCATGCCTCACTTACGATTTTCGAGGGCATGGGCGCAGCGGAAAAGGCTTGTGCGGATGTGGCGTTTACGAAGTTGAAGATGTGCGCTCGGCTGTAGAGTTCGCAAAGTCAAAGCATCCTGATCTGCCGGTTGTGCTCATCGGCAGCAGCATGGGGGCGGTGGCTTCGGCGCTTGCCGTAGCCAAGTATCCGCACCTGTCGTCGATCGTCGTCCTCGATTCGGCATATTCTCGCTTGCCGTCGGCAATCTTGGGTTGGTGGAGGTTCGTCGGCGGGAGATTCCTGCAAACCCTTCTCGCTCCGACCGTGTTTCTCCCGAGCCTGTTTATTCGCGTGAACCCATTCAAAGTCGATGTTGCCCAAGCCATAAAAGACGCCAGCCATGCCGAGTTCCTGCTGCTTCACGGCGACCGCGACACGCTTGCTCTACCCGGAGAAGCCGTTCGAAACAAGGAGGCGGCACCAGATCGTTGTCGGTTGGTGTGGCTTCCGGGATGTGGACACTCCGAAGGTCGATGGGAGCATCCGACCCTGTATGAAAGCTCGTTAAGTTGCTTTTTACTTGACAATGATGTCCAGATTCGGCACAATCACCGAGTCGGAGTCGAATGA
- a CDS encoding nitronate monooxygenase: MKLPKIPIWSAPTASIAGPELCTAITQAGGMGAMGLTWTEPETAGEWVRYVRERTQGPFFSNFALHFPPDALTAVLEAGCPYISFSWGDPLPHIQAVRDAGAGFGVQVVSVSGAQRALKIGADFIICQGIEAGGHVQSTSSLHELLPRVVEIAGDTPVIAAGGIGDAKAIHNVLELGATGAMLGTRFVATQESRAHDQYKQLLVDKSETALTVCFEDGWPYSASRVIRNSTLEEWESVGSPAIGERPHEGEITGTTASGYEIPRYSMVAPQQGATGNIEAMCLYAGTSIKAIHDLPKAGDLVGSLWREVEMLRSTQAH, encoded by the coding sequence ATGAAACTTCCTAAGATCCCGATCTGGTCGGCACCGACGGCTTCAATCGCAGGCCCTGAACTTTGCACCGCCATCACGCAAGCAGGTGGCATGGGCGCGATGGGCCTTACATGGACGGAGCCGGAAACCGCTGGCGAGTGGGTTCGGTATGTTCGCGAGCGAACTCAGGGTCCCTTTTTTAGCAATTTTGCCCTTCACTTCCCTCCCGATGCCCTCACGGCAGTTTTGGAAGCGGGATGTCCCTACATCAGCTTTTCTTGGGGCGACCCTTTACCGCACATTCAGGCTGTTCGCGATGCCGGTGCGGGTTTTGGGGTGCAGGTCGTTTCTGTGTCAGGAGCTCAACGCGCGCTTAAGATTGGCGCCGATTTCATCATCTGCCAAGGCATCGAAGCCGGAGGGCACGTCCAGTCCACATCCTCCCTTCATGAGCTTCTTCCCAGAGTCGTTGAGATTGCAGGAGATACGCCCGTCATCGCAGCGGGAGGGATCGGCGATGCGAAGGCGATTCACAACGTTCTGGAACTGGGCGCAACGGGAGCGATGCTTGGGACTCGATTCGTCGCGACCCAGGAATCGCGAGCCCACGACCAATACAAGCAACTGCTCGTGGACAAGTCAGAGACCGCCTTGACCGTTTGCTTCGAAGATGGATGGCCCTATTCCGCCTCCCGCGTCATCCGCAACTCCACTTTAGAAGAATGGGAATCGGTCGGCTCACCCGCTATCGGAGAGCGGCCCCATGAAGGGGAGATTACGGGGACTACGGCTTCTGGTTATGAAATCCCTCGCTACAGCATGGTTGCCCCTCAGCAGGGAGCGACCGGCAACATCGAGGCGATGTGCCTTTATGCGGGCACCAGCATCAAAGCCATTCATGACCTGCCCAAAGCGGGCGACTTGGTGGGCAGTCTGTGGCGAGAAGTTGAGATGTTGAGATCGACCCAGGCTCACTGA
- the mnmG gene encoding tRNA uridine-5-carboxymethylaminomethyl(34) synthesis enzyme MnmG, with product MNKFDVIVVGAGHAGIEAALASARMGRNTACVTLRIDRIGHLPCNCSIGGPAKGHIAREVDALGGQMGIATDHTLTHIRRVGTGKGPAVQTVRAHVCKNDYPLFMQEVLSNQPNLTLIEAIAETVLSENGKVTGLRIKLVGSEEFIDVECRSIVLTTGTFLNGLCHMGAEKTVAARHGDQAVFGLSAFLKDIGVNLRRFKTGTTPRVKFSSLNVEGLEVMESEPEAGALSFLHGKPKPKRTLFGCHQTRTNQATHDFLQSRLHESAMFSGQIEGVGPRYCPSIEDKIVRFADKDSHPIFLEIEDWDGESVYVQGFSTSLPAETQLAALRTIPGMEKVEIIRYGYAVEYDMADPLQLYPTLMSKLVDGLYLAGQLNGTSGYEEAAGQGIVAGINAARFAVEEEPVIFDRGNSFIGVMIDDLVTKGVEDPYRMLTARAEHRLLLRHDNADQRLTPISKEIGLCSDERWTRFNIKQESIEKGLEALQTTYFTTNRHQELIEERGHSPITNRASLFELMKRPGFTLLEAETMAELAGLEVVPVGLSDHPDLNREVREQVELAAKYDGYLQQQQRVADQSQRLESLKIPAAFDYQSLKGLSFETIDKLSRVKPLTIGQASRVPGVRPSDIALLIGFLRGRSGKKQEPVSA from the coding sequence ATGAACAAGTTCGACGTGATTGTGGTGGGGGCAGGACATGCGGGCATCGAGGCGGCTCTAGCCTCAGCGCGCATGGGCCGCAACACAGCATGCGTCACCCTCCGGATCGACCGCATCGGGCACCTACCGTGCAATTGCAGCATCGGTGGTCCAGCAAAGGGGCATATCGCCCGAGAAGTGGACGCTCTGGGCGGGCAGATGGGCATCGCCACTGACCACACCCTAACCCATATTCGTCGAGTCGGGACAGGCAAAGGGCCAGCCGTGCAGACCGTCCGCGCCCACGTTTGCAAGAACGACTATCCGCTTTTTATGCAGGAGGTCCTGAGCAATCAACCCAATCTGACACTGATTGAGGCCATCGCTGAGACTGTGCTCTCGGAGAATGGCAAGGTCACGGGGTTGAGAATCAAGCTTGTTGGGTCGGAAGAGTTCATTGATGTCGAATGCCGCTCTATAGTGCTCACTACAGGTACGTTTTTGAACGGTCTTTGCCATATGGGGGCCGAAAAGACGGTCGCGGCGCGGCATGGCGACCAGGCTGTTTTTGGGCTTTCGGCGTTCTTGAAGGACATCGGCGTGAACCTACGCCGGTTCAAAACGGGGACCACGCCACGAGTGAAGTTCAGCTCGCTGAATGTTGAAGGGTTGGAAGTGATGGAGAGCGAGCCCGAAGCGGGTGCTCTCAGCTTCCTTCACGGCAAACCAAAGCCGAAGCGCACGCTCTTTGGCTGCCACCAAACCCGAACAAATCAAGCAACCCACGATTTCTTGCAAAGCCGACTCCACGAAAGTGCGATGTTTTCGGGGCAGATTGAGGGCGTTGGCCCCCGGTACTGTCCGAGTATCGAAGATAAGATCGTCCGCTTTGCCGACAAGGACAGCCATCCGATTTTCTTGGAGATTGAGGACTGGGATGGGGAGTCGGTCTACGTGCAGGGTTTCTCAACCAGCCTCCCCGCCGAGACTCAGCTTGCCGCCCTGCGTACGATCCCAGGCATGGAGAAGGTCGAGATCATTCGTTATGGCTATGCGGTGGAGTACGACATGGCGGACCCGCTCCAGCTCTATCCGACGCTGATGTCCAAATTGGTCGATGGCCTGTACTTGGCGGGGCAACTCAACGGCACCAGCGGTTATGAAGAAGCGGCTGGGCAGGGCATCGTCGCGGGCATCAATGCCGCAAGGTTTGCGGTCGAAGAGGAGCCAGTCATTTTCGACCGGGGCAATAGCTTTATCGGGGTGATGATCGATGACTTGGTGACCAAGGGTGTGGAAGATCCCTACCGGATGCTCACGGCCCGGGCCGAGCATCGCCTCTTGCTCCGGCACGACAATGCCGACCAGCGGCTCACGCCCATCTCTAAGGAGATTGGCCTGTGTTCCGATGAGCGCTGGACCCGGTTTAACATCAAGCAAGAGTCCATCGAGAAGGGTCTTGAAGCCTTGCAAACCACTTACTTCACGACCAACCGCCACCAAGAACTCATTGAAGAGCGAGGGCATTCCCCTATCACAAACCGCGCCAGCCTGTTTGAACTGATGAAGCGCCCAGGTTTCACGCTTTTGGAAGCGGAAACGATGGCTGAATTGGCGGGCCTTGAAGTCGTTCCAGTCGGCCTTTCCGATCACCCCGATCTCAATCGGGAAGTCCGCGAACAGGTGGAGCTTGCGGCAAAGTACGACGGCTATCTCCAACAGCAACAGAGGGTGGCCGACCAGTCGCAACGCCTGGAATCTCTCAAAATCCCCGCCGCGTTTGATTACCAAAGCCTCAAGGGATTGAGCTTTGAGACTATCGATAAGCTGTCAAGAGTGAAGCCGCTCACCATCGGCCAGGCTTCGCGTGTGCCGGGTGTTCGCCCGAGCGATATCGCACTGCTGATCGGATTCCTGCGAGGTCGATCGGGCAAGAAGCAAGAACCAGTGAGCGCTTAG
- a CDS encoding ribonuclease J — protein sequence MSKVEVIALGGVGEIGKNCTVIRQDDDIIVVDCGLAFPNEEMPGIDIVIPDFTYLIENKDKIRGIFLTHAHEDHVGSLPYLLREINVPVYGSDFTMAMIHSKLDEKVGLKGLMLRNFAHGDVIEAGSMSVEPIRVTHSIPENSSFAIRTKHGIILMTGDFKFDFSPVDGKLSNITRFGQLGEEGVVLLLSDSTNVDRPGWGPSESIVSEGLRKVFEKAEGRVLLTTFASNIHRMQQVFEVAAETGRKVAAVGRRMENNLDTCSKLGYINIPKGTRIKLDQIRDYPADQLAILTTGSQGEPLSALVQMSKQEYGRLRIMEGDTIIYSARPIPGNEAAIWRTVNRLFRLGAKVVYDTYPAPVHVSGHAYQEELKMMINLTRPFYLAPVHGEPRHQHLYLQIAKDMGHPEHRLFTMVDGVPLVLSDNDAFLDERVACGRVLVDCSGTPGVSDDILRDRHNLSREGLITVTIAVDPEAGEVVGDPLVQARGFHGPEGALDSASDLVWDALSALNKSDLKNVDKLRHDIADLLRKFIQKQTGMRPLIVPNVIEV from the coding sequence ATGAGCAAAGTTGAAGTGATCGCCCTCGGTGGCGTGGGCGAGATCGGCAAAAACTGCACCGTGATCCGGCAAGACGACGACATTATCGTGGTCGACTGCGGACTTGCATTCCCCAACGAAGAGATGCCCGGCATCGACATCGTCATCCCCGATTTCACGTATCTGATCGAAAACAAAGACAAGATTCGAGGAATCTTCCTCACCCATGCCCACGAAGACCACGTGGGTTCGCTGCCCTACCTGCTGCGCGAGATCAACGTTCCCGTCTACGGCTCTGACTTTACGATGGCGATGATCCATTCGAAGCTGGATGAGAAGGTCGGCCTGAAGGGGCTTATGCTCCGCAACTTTGCCCATGGCGACGTGATCGAGGCCGGTTCGATGAGCGTTGAGCCTATCCGCGTTACCCACTCCATCCCTGAAAATAGCTCCTTTGCGATCCGCACCAAGCACGGGATCATCCTCATGACGGGCGATTTCAAGTTCGACTTCAGCCCCGTCGACGGCAAACTTTCCAATATCACCCGCTTTGGACAGCTTGGCGAGGAGGGCGTTGTCCTCCTTCTGAGCGACAGCACAAACGTGGATCGTCCGGGTTGGGGCCCGTCGGAAAGCATCGTTTCCGAAGGGTTGAGAAAGGTGTTCGAAAAGGCAGAGGGACGAGTTCTTCTCACCACTTTTGCCAGCAATATCCACCGAATGCAGCAGGTCTTCGAGGTCGCCGCAGAAACTGGACGCAAAGTCGCGGCTGTAGGCCGCCGGATGGAGAATAACCTCGACACGTGTTCGAAGTTAGGCTATATCAACATCCCCAAAGGCACCCGCATCAAGCTCGACCAGATTCGCGACTATCCGGCAGATCAACTGGCGATCCTCACAACCGGCAGCCAGGGTGAGCCCCTTTCGGCGCTGGTCCAGATGTCGAAACAAGAGTACGGCAGGCTTCGGATTATGGAGGGTGACACGATCATCTACTCGGCGCGCCCGATCCCCGGAAACGAAGCCGCAATTTGGCGAACGGTGAACCGGCTGTTCCGGCTCGGGGCCAAAGTTGTCTACGACACTTATCCCGCCCCAGTTCACGTCAGCGGGCATGCCTATCAAGAAGAGCTGAAGATGATGATCAACCTGACGCGGCCCTTCTACTTGGCCCCTGTTCACGGTGAGCCCCGGCACCAACACCTCTATTTGCAGATTGCCAAAGACATGGGCCATCCTGAGCATCGGCTGTTCACGATGGTCGATGGCGTGCCTCTGGTCCTTAGCGACAACGACGCTTTCCTTGACGAACGTGTTGCGTGTGGGCGTGTGCTGGTCGATTGCAGCGGAACTCCGGGGGTCAGCGACGATATCCTCCGCGACCGGCATAACCTCTCCCGCGAAGGCTTAATTACAGTCACAATCGCCGTCGATCCTGAAGCTGGAGAAGTCGTGGGCGATCCGCTCGTGCAGGCGAGGGGCTTCCATGGTCCTGAGGGAGCTCTGGATAGCGCGTCCGATCTGGTTTGGGATGCTCTTTCGGCGTTGAACAAGTCCGATTTAAAGAACGTGGACAAGCTGCGACATGACATTGCCGACCTTTTGCGCAAATTTATTCAAAAACAGACCGGGATGCGCCCGCTTATCGTGCCGAATGTGATTGAGGTTTGA
- a CDS encoding YifB family Mg chelatase-like AAA ATPase: protein MIAQANAATLVGIEALPIVVEVDLRPPAQSPEFILVGLPDKAVEESKVRVRSAIRNSELLGTNMTIVCNLAPGDLRKEGPSLDLPIAIAVLAGMNQVPATELEETIFIGELGLDGMLRSVDGAVSVALMAAEKGFKRLILPRINADEAAIAPGLDVYGVENLLDVVSLLNGAPQFEPVRFQMTPEIMNPEYGIDFSDVKGQKQAIRALEIVAAGGHNILMVGPPGSGKTMLARRLPTILPQLSIEESIEVTRIYSSAGAKGGKQGLIFERPFRSPHHSASYASIVGGGKVPKPGEVTLSHKGVLFMDEMPEFDRGVLEALRQPLEDSEVTVSRVQATMTFPAECILVGAMNPCPCGFKGYPEEKCISSPATCGRYAGRISGPLMDRIDLHVDVPRLKPDELLGMLPGEGSAAIRDRVARARELQTKRLGPGRTNAKMTPKEIREMIGLSDECTEFMKLVLSRMNLSARVFDRVLKVSRTIADLAGSQSVEKTFLAEAVQYRERGT, encoded by the coding sequence ATGATCGCGCAGGCAAATGCGGCAACCCTGGTGGGCATCGAAGCCCTGCCGATCGTGGTGGAAGTGGACCTTCGCCCGCCTGCCCAATCCCCCGAATTCATCCTCGTCGGCCTGCCGGATAAGGCGGTGGAGGAGAGCAAAGTCCGCGTTCGGAGCGCGATTCGCAACAGCGAACTGCTCGGGACGAACATGACTATCGTCTGCAACCTTGCTCCCGGTGACCTCCGCAAAGAGGGGCCATCGCTGGACCTTCCTATCGCCATTGCCGTCCTTGCGGGGATGAACCAAGTCCCTGCGACTGAGCTTGAAGAGACGATTTTCATCGGAGAATTGGGGCTTGACGGGATGCTGCGGAGCGTGGACGGGGCCGTGAGCGTTGCCCTGATGGCGGCAGAGAAGGGCTTTAAGAGGCTTATCCTGCCTCGGATCAATGCCGATGAGGCAGCTATTGCGCCGGGCTTAGATGTTTACGGCGTGGAGAACCTTCTGGATGTGGTCTCTTTGCTGAACGGTGCGCCACAATTTGAGCCGGTCCGCTTTCAGATGACGCCGGAGATCATGAACCCCGAATACGGGATCGACTTCTCGGATGTGAAGGGGCAGAAGCAGGCGATTCGGGCTTTGGAGATCGTGGCGGCGGGCGGGCACAACATTTTGATGGTTGGGCCGCCGGGCTCGGGCAAGACAATGCTTGCACGCAGGCTGCCAACAATCCTCCCCCAACTCAGCATTGAAGAGAGTATCGAGGTCACTCGGATTTATAGTTCGGCGGGGGCTAAGGGCGGGAAGCAGGGGCTGATTTTTGAGCGTCCGTTTCGGTCGCCCCACCATTCCGCCAGCTATGCGTCGATTGTTGGGGGCGGGAAGGTGCCGAAGCCGGGAGAAGTTACGCTATCTCACAAGGGCGTTCTTTTTATGGACGAGATGCCCGAGTTTGATCGGGGGGTTTTGGAGGCTTTGCGGCAGCCGTTGGAGGATTCCGAGGTGACGGTTAGCCGCGTTCAGGCGACAATGACCTTCCCTGCTGAATGTATTCTCGTTGGAGCGATGAACCCCTGCCCTTGTGGGTTTAAGGGATACCCGGAAGAAAAATGCATCTCTTCACCCGCGACATGCGGACGCTATGCGGGGAGGATCAGCGGGCCGTTGATGGACCGGATCGACCTGCATGTGGATGTCCCACGCCTCAAGCCTGACGAACTGCTGGGGATGCTGCCTGGCGAAGGCAGTGCAGCGATTCGGGATCGGGTGGCACGGGCGAGAGAGTTGCAGACAAAGCGGCTCGGCCCTGGTCGGACAAACGCCAAGATGACCCCGAAAGAGATTCGGGAGATGATCGGGCTGAGCGACGAATGCACCGAGTTCATGAAGCTGGTTTTGAGCCGGATGAACCTCTCGGCAAGGGTGTTTGACCGTGTGCTTAAGGTGTCGCGAACAATAGCGGATTTGGCGGGTTCGCAGAGTGTGGAGAAAACGTTCCTTGCTGAAGCGGTGCAGTATCGGGAGCGGGGGACGTAG